A genomic stretch from Argiope bruennichi chromosome 2, qqArgBrue1.1, whole genome shotgun sequence includes:
- the LOC129962389 gene encoding uncharacterized protein LOC129962389, translating into MGVEITGILKMKYLIVIALCVFLVVEVSAPPPPPPPRGSRPPPPPKGSRPPPPSRGTRPPRPTRGTRPPRPAPCDAAEDCEADQCCVVSGPFFFRKGKCVKLATEGKSCSPEELALNGRFIGRCPCAEGLSCEPRRTVETKQGIIRINDRCVKPGSSTVEPDVEVTDSVTTDSGESNESKESEEEAQ; encoded by the exons ATGGGTGTTGAAATCACTGGAATCCTCAAGATGAAATACCTGATTGTCATCGCACTGTGCGTGTTTTTG GTGGTGGAAGTAAGCGCTCCTCCACCCCCTCCACCTCCCAGGGGCAGCCGCCCTCCTCCACCTCCCAAGGGTAGTCGACCCCCACCCCCTTCGAGAGGAACTCGTCCACCACGTCCCACCCGTGGTACTCGTCCTCCCAGACCAGCACCATGCGACGCTGCCGAAGACTGCGAAGCCGACCAATGCTGTGTTGTAAGCGGACCTTTCTTTTTCAGAAAGGGGAAGTGCGTGAAGTTGGCAACTGAAG GAAAAAGCTGCAGCCCAGAAGAATTGGCCCTCAATGGAAGATTTATTGGTCGTTGCCCATGCGCAGAAGGCCTTTCTTGCGAACCAAGAAGAACAGTTGAAACAAag cAAGGCATAATAAGAATCAATGACCGATGTGTCAAACCCGGATCGTCTACCGTCGAGCCAGACGTAGAAGTAACAGATTCAGTAACCACAGATTCCGGAGAATCGAATGAATCGAAGGAATCCGAAGAAGAAGCGCAGTAA